In the Candidatus Eisenbacteria bacterium genome, one interval contains:
- the fusA gene encoding elongation factor G — MKEYDLSHLRNVALVGHGGVGKTSLAEAILFDGGAVSRLGRIADGSTTLDYSADEIERKISINLAVGYCEWKGCKLNVLDSPGYLDFVGEVISALSVADCGLLVVSGHAGVEVGTEKIWNYLGEGSVPTAICVNMMDKEHADFDKTLTQMREMLSPHAVPLVIPTGAAENFHGVVDLMRMKAFLYDSSQGPKVSETNIPKELEAKAKKLREELVEAIAETNDQLLEKFLDGKPLSDEELKNGLRAAVRQRQIFPVFAVSSFQNRGIQSLLDGVVEYMPCAGEVGPIEVKKADGTAIKKEISPTSGLIAFVFKTVSEPHVGELSLFRVFSGNLESGKDVFNSKTGRSEKIGQVYLLQGRERKETARVPAGDIGAAVKLKETSTGHTLCAKEDQVIVQTIDFPDPVHSVAIAPKAKGDEEKISNGLTKLHEEDPTFIVKVNPEIHQTLIYGMGDLHLEVIVDRLKRKFGVGAELMRPLIPYRETIKSKVEKQGRYKRQSGGRGQYGDVWIKIEPLKRGSGFEFEDKVVGGAIPGKYIPAVEKGIVEAMTEGELTGCPVVDLKVTLFDGSYHAVDSSDMAFKIAGSMAFRAAVAEASPVLLEPIDEVEVEVPEEFMGAVTGDLSSKRGKILGMDSAGNSRKIRALVPGAELYKYSTSLRSLTHGRGGYKVSFSHYEEVPRELSERIISAAKESKEKQK, encoded by the coding sequence TTGAAAGAATATGATCTCTCACATCTCAGGAATGTGGCTCTCGTCGGTCACGGAGGAGTAGGGAAGACCTCGCTGGCTGAGGCGATTCTTTTCGACGGAGGCGCAGTGTCCCGGCTCGGAAGAATTGCCGACGGCTCCACCACACTTGACTATAGCGCAGATGAAATTGAACGAAAAATAAGCATAAACCTGGCAGTCGGCTACTGTGAATGGAAAGGCTGCAAGCTCAATGTTCTGGATTCGCCGGGATACCTTGACTTCGTGGGCGAGGTAATCTCGGCGCTTTCTGTGGCAGATTGCGGGCTGCTAGTCGTCAGCGGACATGCCGGAGTCGAAGTCGGAACGGAGAAGATCTGGAACTACCTCGGAGAAGGATCGGTTCCGACGGCAATATGCGTGAATATGATGGACAAGGAACATGCGGATTTCGACAAGACCCTCACGCAGATGCGGGAGATGCTCTCGCCCCATGCCGTCCCGTTGGTCATTCCAACAGGCGCTGCTGAGAACTTCCACGGCGTCGTTGATCTGATGCGGATGAAAGCGTTTCTCTATGACAGCTCACAAGGTCCGAAGGTTTCCGAGACGAATATCCCGAAGGAGCTCGAGGCGAAAGCCAAGAAACTAAGAGAAGAGCTGGTCGAAGCCATTGCGGAGACTAATGACCAGCTTCTTGAGAAATTCCTTGATGGAAAACCGCTTTCCGACGAAGAGCTCAAGAACGGCCTGAGGGCCGCTGTGCGTCAGAGGCAAATTTTCCCGGTCTTTGCCGTCTCATCCTTCCAGAACAGGGGGATACAGTCCCTGTTGGACGGGGTTGTTGAATACATGCCGTGCGCAGGCGAGGTTGGTCCCATAGAGGTCAAGAAAGCCGATGGAACCGCTATCAAGAAGGAGATAAGTCCGACATCCGGGTTGATTGCCTTCGTATTCAAAACTGTATCTGAACCTCATGTTGGAGAGCTTTCTCTGTTCAGAGTGTTTTCAGGGAATCTTGAATCAGGGAAGGACGTGTTCAACTCCAAGACCGGCAGGTCAGAGAAGATAGGGCAGGTTTACCTTCTGCAGGGCCGGGAAAGGAAAGAGACTGCGAGAGTTCCTGCAGGCGACATTGGAGCTGCGGTGAAGCTCAAGGAGACTTCAACAGGGCACACGCTCTGTGCGAAGGAGGATCAGGTCATAGTTCAGACGATAGATTTCCCCGACCCGGTTCACTCGGTCGCAATTGCACCCAAGGCAAAAGGTGATGAAGAGAAGATTTCCAACGGCCTGACGAAGCTTCATGAGGAAGACCCTACTTTCATAGTCAAAGTAAACCCGGAGATCCATCAGACTCTCATCTACGGAATGGGGGATTTGCATCTTGAAGTCATTGTGGATAGACTGAAAAGGAAATTCGGGGTTGGGGCGGAGTTGATGCGCCCCTTGATTCCGTATAGAGAGACTATAAAGTCGAAAGTGGAAAAGCAAGGCCGGTACAAGAGGCAGTCCGGCGGGAGAGGCCAGTATGGAGATGTCTGGATAAAGATAGAGCCTTTGAAAAGGGGATCGGGATTTGAATTTGAGGACAAGGTAGTTGGCGGTGCGATTCCCGGGAAGTATATTCCTGCCGTTGAAAAAGGCATTGTTGAAGCCATGACCGAGGGTGAGTTGACAGGTTGTCCGGTGGTTGACCTGAAAGTGACCCTGTTCGATGGTTCATACCATGCGGTTGATTCTTCCGACATGGCCTTTAAGATAGCCGGTTCCATGGCATTCAGGGCTGCAGTGGCCGAAGCATCCCCTGTCCTGCTTGAGCCGATTGATGAGGTTGAAGTCGAGGTTCCGGAAGAGTTCATGGGCGCGGTGACCGGTGACCTGAGCTCGAAGCGCGGAAAAATCCTTGGAATGGACAGCGCCGGAAATTCACGTAAAATCAGGGCACTT